Within the Nocardioides aurantiacus genome, the region TGGCCGAGCACAGCTGCCCGGTCGGCGAGCCCCGGCGCCCGCCGCTCGCGCTGCGGCTCAGCTGCCGTGGAGCGAGCGCGGTGCGCGGGCCGCGTCGGCGAGCTGTGACACGCCGTGCTTGACGCCACCGACGACGTCGCCGGCGGCGAAGGAGCTCTGCATGCCGGCGACGGCGAGGCGGACGGCCTCGTCGCTGAGCGTGCGGCGCACGACCTCGCCGGTGACGACCTCGAGCCGGCGGGCGGCCGGGTCGACGAGCACCATCACGCTGCGGGCCGGGTTGGCCAGCGCGGCGTGCAGCCGGTGGGCGTAGGCACCGGGCTCGCCCTGCGCGGCACCGACGTAGACCGAGAACTCGTAGCGGCAGACCGTCTCGGCGTTGCGGATGGCGCGGTCGATCTCCGCCTGCTGGGCGCCGTTGAACTCACCAGTGGGCACTGGTGCCACCCGCGCCCTTGCCGGCCGACTCGATCTGCTCCGGCGTCACCTGGTCGGCGGCGCCGAGGCCCTTGGTGGGGCCGCCGAACCACTCCGGCTCGCCCCGCCAGGCGGCGCCCTGCTCGTAGCCCTTGTCGCGGGCCATCGAGGGCAGCACCGTCAGCAGCGCCACCACGGCGGCGATGCCGACCGGGATGATCACGAGCACGAGCAGGAAGCCCAGGACCGAGACGTCGGGCGCCTGCTCCCACGCGGCGGGGGTGTCGGCCGAGGCCGGGGTCACCGCCGCCGCCGCGAGCACGAGGCCCAGGGCGCCGGCGGGCGCGAGCAGGGTGCGGCGGACACGGCGGGCGCGACGGCCGGAGTCGTGAGTCAACACACTCCCAGGATAGCCGGGCTGGGCTTGGTCGGGCTCCACGCGGGCTCGTAGCCTCCCTCACATGCTCGTCCCCACCCCCCTGCTCGACATGCCGACCCAGTGCCAGGAGAGCGACAGCTGGACCTGCGCCGCCGTCTTCGAGTGGACCGGCAACGAGGCGTTGGCCCGGGCGGCCACCTGGCTGATCGGCAAGCCGGCCGCCATCGTGGCCATCCTGGTCGGCGCCCTCGTGGTGCGGTGGCTGGCCAGCAAGGCGGTCGACCGCG harbors:
- a CDS encoding DUF5130 family protein; the encoded protein is MPTGEFNGAQQAEIDRAIRNAETVCRYEFSVYVGAAQGEPGAYAHRLHAALANPARSVMVLVDPAARRLEVVTGEVVRRTLSDEAVRLAVAGMQSSFAAGDVVGGVKHGVSQLADAARAPRSLHGS